In one Actinomyces trachealis genomic region, the following are encoded:
- the nuoH gene encoding NADH-quinone oxidoreductase subunit NuoH, producing the protein MSPATLIPGLLTVPTSRLDGVVADFTEETWWLSVLKAVFILLFLILSVIMAIWAERRVLGRIQTRPGPNVNGPLGLPQLIADATKLILKEDFWLAGAEKLSYMLAPMIAAFSAFMIFAIIPFGPQVSIFGHSTPLQLTDFPVAVLYVLAVSSFGIYGIILGGWSTHSTYPLLGAVRSAAQVISYELSMSLAILSVFLVSGTMSTSGIVDSQTALWWALGIAPSFIIYVISMVAEVNRLPFDLPEAEGELVAGHMVEYSSMKFAWYFLGEYINMFNVSAVCVTLFLGGWRSFILSSFWPGANEGWWPMLWFIGKVWCLMLLMIITRGTLVRFRYDHFMAFGWKFLIPVALAWFVIVALVQGSRSFTGVSFTAMMAVSAGILVVALILLFVIPSGDQDESHERMLSGDGTLIIPGEEIDAFAGGFPVPPLPGQTLPTSPRQARREQQMAAHLQTTPDVDVQEGTDD; encoded by the coding sequence GTGAGCCCCGCGACCCTCATCCCCGGCCTGCTGACCGTTCCAACCTCACGGTTGGACGGCGTCGTGGCTGACTTCACCGAAGAGACCTGGTGGCTGTCAGTCCTCAAAGCCGTGTTTATCCTGCTGTTCCTGATCCTCAGCGTCATTATGGCGATCTGGGCGGAGCGGCGTGTCCTGGGACGCATCCAGACCCGTCCCGGTCCCAACGTCAACGGACCCCTAGGCCTGCCCCAGTTGATCGCTGACGCCACCAAGCTGATCCTCAAGGAGGACTTCTGGCTGGCGGGGGCGGAAAAGCTCTCCTACATGCTGGCCCCGATGATCGCCGCCTTCAGCGCCTTCATGATCTTCGCAATCATCCCCTTCGGCCCGCAGGTTTCGATCTTCGGCCACTCCACCCCGTTGCAACTGACCGACTTCCCGGTGGCTGTGCTCTACGTGCTGGCCGTCAGCTCCTTCGGCATCTACGGCATCATCCTCGGCGGCTGGTCCACCCACTCCACCTACCCTCTGCTCGGTGCTGTCCGCTCCGCCGCGCAGGTCATCTCCTACGAACTCTCCATGAGTTTGGCGATCCTCTCCGTCTTCCTGGTCTCCGGCACCATGTCCACCTCCGGCATCGTGGACTCCCAGACCGCCTTGTGGTGGGCTCTCGGCATCGCCCCCAGCTTCATCATCTACGTGATCTCCATGGTCGCGGAGGTCAACCGCCTGCCCTTCGACCTGCCTGAGGCTGAAGGAGAGCTGGTGGCCGGACACATGGTGGAGTACTCCTCCATGAAGTTCGCCTGGTACTTCCTGGGCGAGTACATCAACATGTTCAACGTCTCCGCCGTGTGCGTGACCCTGTTCCTGGGCGGCTGGCGCTCCTTCATCCTGTCCTCCTTCTGGCCGGGCGCAAATGAGGGCTGGTGGCCGATGCTTTGGTTCATCGGCAAGGTCTGGTGCCTGATGCTCCTCATGATCATCACCCGCGGCACCCTGGTCCGCTTCCGCTACGACCACTTCATGGCTTTCGGCTGGAAGTTCCTGATCCCCGTAGCCCTGGCCTGGTTCGTGATCGTGGCCCTAGTCCAGGGCTCCCGCTCCTTCACCGGCGTTTCCTTCACCGCCATGATGGCCGTGAGTGCCGGGATCCTGGTTGTCGCATTGATTCTGCTGTTCGTGATCCCCAGCGGAGACCAGGATGAGTCGCACGAGCGCATGCTCTCTGGCGACGGCACCCTAATCATCCCCGGTGAGGAGATCGACGCCTTCGCGGGTGGATTCCCCGTCCCCCCGCTGCCCGGCCAGACCTTACCTACCTCCCCACGCCAGGCACGCCGCGAGCAGCAGATGGCCGCCCACCTCCAGACCACCCCCGACGTCGACGTCCAGGAGGGAACCGATGACTGA
- a CDS encoding NADH-quinone oxidoreductase subunit J produces the protein MNAQLASALLPAAVSPTGALSTGETLLFGATALVIVVCGVGVLTARRAVHAAINMIAIMICLAILYLANEAPFMGVTQVVVYTGAVMTLVMFVIMLVGVGGDEPTAGTSSPLQTPLAVLGGLGLAACIGAAVLATDLRDVRGLQRGELATPQSLGLALFGEHVVIMEVTGLLLVVAALGALTLTHRDRIRPKTTQRELMEERMRAYAKDGTHPGQKPVPGVYASTNTAAAPALAASGQVLTDSVPRPLVARGQNLELADVAPGIAAEQRAGKQVHSNQVGQSGMESMPGAAAPRVSQPVSRAKAPQVPSGPAESSKEDTK, from the coding sequence GTGAACGCCCAGCTTGCCTCCGCCCTGCTGCCCGCCGCGGTCAGCCCCACCGGGGCCCTTTCCACAGGGGAAACTCTGCTGTTCGGGGCCACCGCGCTGGTGATAGTCGTCTGCGGGGTGGGGGTACTCACTGCCCGCCGGGCCGTGCATGCCGCCATCAACATGATCGCGATCATGATCTGCCTGGCAATCCTCTACCTGGCCAATGAGGCCCCATTCATGGGGGTCACCCAGGTGGTCGTTTACACCGGCGCCGTGATGACCCTGGTTATGTTCGTGATCATGCTGGTGGGTGTCGGTGGTGACGAGCCCACCGCCGGCACCTCCTCCCCGCTACAAACCCCGCTGGCCGTCCTCGGCGGCCTGGGCCTGGCCGCCTGCATCGGTGCTGCCGTGCTAGCCACCGACCTGAGGGATGTCCGTGGACTCCAGCGTGGCGAGCTGGCCACCCCCCAGAGCCTGGGCCTGGCACTCTTTGGTGAGCACGTCGTCATCATGGAGGTTACCGGCCTGTTACTCGTGGTCGCCGCCCTGGGCGCCCTGACCCTCACCCATCGCGACCGCATACGCCCCAAGACCACTCAGCGTGAGCTGATGGAGGAGCGTATGCGCGCCTACGCCAAGGACGGCACTCACCCGGGCCAGAAGCCCGTGCCCGGCGTCTACGCCTCCACCAATACTGCTGCCGCTCCCGCCCTGGCTGCCAGCGGCCAGGTCCTAACTGACTCCGTGCCCCGCCCCCTGGTGGCCCGCGGGCAGAACCTGGAGCTGGCCGACGTCGCCCCCGGCATCGCCGCCGAGCAGCGCGCAGGCAAACAGGTGCACAGCAACCAGGTGGGACAGTCCGGTATGGAATCCATGCCCGGCGCCGCCGCCCCCCGCGTCAGCCAGCCCGTGTCCCGCGCCAAGGCCCCCCAGGTGCCGTCCGGCCCGGCTGAGAGCAGCAAGGAGGACACGAAGTGA
- the nuoL gene encoding NADH-quinone oxidoreductase subunit L, whose product MLTSALAPLAHAATGSAGVHAAYGPAALAWLLIAVPAASAAVLLLAGRRSDAWGHWLGLSAAVFSALLGLTIIGQMLRLPAAERVMELELWRWFSAGDLKVDLGLRLDPLSLTFVGLVTFVGSLIHLYSVAYMSHDRDRRRFFSYLNLFVAAMLTLVLGSSYVVVFVGWEGVGLASYLLIGFWNTADADAPQRQQVTSRENAAAAKKAFLMNRVGDLGLLAAMMAMVSQVHSVAFTQVLPSATTGVLSPAWATAIGFCLLLAACGKSAQFPLQAWLGDAMAGPTPVSALIHAATMVTAGVYLVVRSGAIFQASPSAQLAVAIIGAITLLLGAVVGAAKDDMKKVLAASTMSQIGYMMLGAGLGPIGYAFAIFHLLTHGFFKAQLFLGAGSVMHAMSDQVDMRHFGGLSKVMKTTWITMFIGWLAILGVPPFSGFWSKDKIIEAAFMGEGAKPWILGAIALFGAGLTAFYMSRLFFMIFHGEPRWTTEDDVEGPVHPHESGWMMTAPLVILSVFSVGLGGLLSIGDGFVHWLEPVTGHAEHGEPVLPVPVLMGLTLGLVVVGVLVAYGMYVRRPVPTVLQPANALVKAARKDLYQDTINEGLVMHPGAGVVWATTAADELGIDAAVEGLGTGTAALGQLVRRTESGYVRSYAGYMLGGTVLALVAVLATRL is encoded by the coding sequence ATGCTCACATCCGCCCTTGCTCCTCTCGCGCACGCTGCCACAGGCAGCGCTGGCGTGCACGCGGCATATGGCCCCGCCGCGTTGGCTTGGCTGCTGATCGCCGTCCCTGCCGCCTCCGCCGCCGTTCTGCTGCTGGCCGGACGGCGTAGCGACGCCTGGGGGCACTGGCTCGGCCTGAGCGCCGCCGTGTTCTCCGCCCTGCTGGGCCTGACCATCATCGGGCAGATGTTGCGCCTGCCCGCTGCAGAGCGGGTCATGGAGCTGGAGCTGTGGCGCTGGTTCTCCGCCGGTGACCTCAAAGTTGATCTCGGCCTGCGCCTGGACCCGCTGTCCCTAACCTTCGTGGGTCTAGTGACCTTCGTTGGCTCCCTGATCCACCTCTATTCCGTGGCCTACATGTCCCACGACCGGGACCGCCGCCGCTTCTTCTCCTACCTAAACCTGTTCGTGGCCGCGATGCTCACCCTTGTGCTGGGCTCCTCCTACGTCGTGGTCTTCGTCGGCTGGGAGGGCGTGGGCCTGGCCTCCTACCTGCTAATCGGCTTCTGGAACACCGCCGACGCCGATGCGCCGCAGCGCCAACAGGTCACCAGCCGCGAAAACGCGGCCGCCGCCAAGAAAGCCTTCCTGATGAACCGTGTGGGTGACCTCGGCCTACTGGCCGCCATGATGGCCATGGTCTCCCAGGTCCACTCAGTGGCCTTCACCCAGGTACTGCCCTCCGCCACCACCGGTGTGCTCAGCCCCGCCTGGGCCACCGCCATCGGCTTCTGCCTACTGCTAGCCGCCTGCGGCAAGTCCGCCCAGTTCCCGCTGCAGGCCTGGCTGGGTGATGCAATGGCTGGCCCCACCCCCGTGTCTGCCCTCATCCACGCGGCCACCATGGTTACCGCCGGTGTGTACCTGGTGGTCCGCTCCGGCGCGATCTTCCAGGCTTCCCCTTCCGCCCAGCTCGCCGTCGCCATCATCGGCGCCATCACCCTGCTGCTCGGAGCGGTCGTCGGTGCCGCCAAGGACGATATGAAGAAGGTCTTGGCCGCCTCCACCATGAGCCAGATCGGTTACATGATGTTGGGTGCGGGGCTGGGCCCCATCGGCTACGCCTTCGCGATCTTCCACCTGCTGACCCACGGCTTCTTCAAGGCCCAGCTGTTCCTCGGTGCTGGTTCAGTCATGCACGCCATGAGCGACCAGGTGGACATGCGCCATTTCGGTGGCCTGTCCAAGGTCATGAAAACCACCTGGATCACTATGTTTATCGGCTGGCTGGCGATCTTAGGCGTCCCTCCCTTCTCCGGCTTCTGGTCCAAGGACAAGATTATTGAGGCAGCCTTCATGGGAGAGGGAGCAAAGCCCTGGATTCTAGGGGCTATCGCCCTGTTTGGTGCGGGCCTGACTGCCTTCTACATGTCACGCCTATTCTTCATGATCTTCCACGGTGAGCCGCGCTGGACCACAGAGGACGACGTCGAAGGCCCGGTCCACCCCCACGAGTCCGGCTGGATGATGACCGCGCCACTGGTGATCCTCTCCGTCTTCTCTGTGGGCCTGGGCGGTCTACTCTCCATTGGTGATGGCTTCGTACACTGGCTTGAGCCGGTCACTGGCCACGCCGAGCACGGCGAGCCCGTCCTACCGGTGCCGGTCCTGATGGGCCTAACCTTGGGACTGGTGGTCGTCGGTGTGCTGGTGGCCTACGGCATGTACGTGCGCCGCCCGGTTCCCACCGTGCTCCAGCCCGCCAACGCCCTGGTTAAGGCGGCCCGCAAGGACCTCTACCAGGACACCATCAACGAGGGCCTGGTCATGCACCCGGGTGCCGGAGTCGTCTGGGCCACCACCGCCGCTGACGAACTTGGCATAGACGCCGCCGTCGAGGGCCTGGGGACCGGCACCGCCGCCCTGGGGCAGCTCGTGCGACGCACCGAGTCCGGATATGTCCGCTCCTACGCCGGCTACATGCTCGGCGGCACTGTCCTTGCACTTGTCGCCGTCCTGGCCACCAGGCTCTGA
- the nuoI gene encoding NADH-quinone oxidoreductase subunit NuoI: protein MTDTKPNKQGHTDHDQWLRDEPGFLGRVFAPVAGYGVTISSIFRPTVTEQYPFEPAHLMPRYHGRHQLNRYDDGLEKCIGCELCAWACPADAIYVEAAANTPEEQYSPGERYGRVYQINYLRCIFCGLCIEACPTRALTMTHEIEELVGPNRNGLIYEKQNLLAPVPEGALATPHPMVEGTEDGDYYRGAVTGPTQAQAAWVRAHRPDDPTLGGVKTVPAPQAAKEAHL, encoded by the coding sequence ATGACTGACACCAAGCCCAATAAGCAGGGTCACACGGACCATGACCAGTGGCTGCGTGACGAGCCCGGATTCCTGGGCCGTGTTTTCGCGCCCGTGGCCGGGTACGGCGTCACCATCTCCTCGATCTTCCGGCCCACGGTCACCGAGCAGTACCCCTTTGAGCCCGCCCACCTGATGCCGCGCTACCACGGGCGCCACCAGCTCAACCGCTACGACGACGGCCTGGAAAAGTGCATCGGCTGCGAGCTGTGCGCCTGGGCCTGCCCCGCCGACGCCATCTATGTGGAGGCCGCCGCCAACACCCCCGAGGAGCAGTACTCCCCAGGGGAGCGCTACGGCCGCGTGTACCAGATCAACTATCTGCGCTGCATCTTCTGTGGCCTGTGCATCGAGGCCTGCCCCACGCGCGCCCTGACCATGACGCACGAGATCGAGGAGCTGGTCGGCCCTAACCGCAACGGTTTGATCTATGAGAAGCAGAACCTGCTCGCCCCCGTGCCCGAGGGTGCGCTGGCCACACCTCACCCCATGGTTGAGGGCACCGAGGACGGCGACTACTACCGTGGTGCCGTCACCGGCCCCACTCAGGCGCAGGCCGCATGGGTACGCGCCCACCGGCCCGACGACCCTACCCTCGGCGGCGTCAAAACCGTCCCCGCTCCACAAGCTGCGAAGGAGGCCCACCTGTGA
- a CDS encoding NADH-quinone oxidoreductase subunit G, translated as MADMVKMTVDGIPVEVEKGTLLIRAAEQAGVRIPRFCDHPLLAPSANCRQCLVEVAMPDREGNVRPMPKPQPSCAMTAMEGMEISTQATSPVAAKAQAGTMEFLLINHPLDCPVCDKGGECPLQNTAMELMASGAQSATRFTDVKRVFPKPLRLTSNVLLDRDRCILCQRCVRFADQIPGDRFITLQGRGAGHPGGHLTGGLYSEQIGRFDAAVLDYTTQATADSITSRGQEGLEPVADLSGPSGEAGVVAGTNYGPAGEELDVSGRPFASYFSGNIIQICPVGALTSARYRFRSRPMDLVSTNSVTEHDASGSAIRVDMRHGTVLRRLAGNDPEVNEEWITDKDRFAFTWATAADRLTTPLVRDEQGQLVPTSWSDALDVAAQGLAKAKVDSGVGLLPGARLTLEDGWAWSRFARTVLATNDIDQRVRDHSAEEDSFLAARVAGTGIGTVTYASLEKAGQVLLVCLEPEDECGSLFLRLRKGVRAGGVKVATIAPTATRGTIKLDAQLVLSAPGQEARTIATLRQTHPELVEELRKEGATILVGERAAAVPGLLKVVDSLVTVTGARLAWVPRRAGERGGIEAGLLPHLLPGGRPVSAARARAEVEQAWGLFTDGKADGSRLPASTGRDTTGILNALVDGELGGAIVGGIDLRDFPDPGLARAAMSAASFLVQLEVRRSEVSEHADVILPVAPPVEKNGTFVNWEGRVRPFGQAYVSRSRTDRQVLGMLAAEMGTDLGVDSLETLHSEFANLGLWDGERPEVVFVKPAATDAGQLPTGRPAFLAMHKPQLDAGRLQDGEPFLAATALAPSVRLGVELAAKLGVRDGDGVAVSTATGTITLPARVGTVAEGTVWLPECSAGSTVRQTLGARYGDTVSISTPQEVVR; from the coding sequence ATGGCTGACATGGTCAAGATGACGGTCGACGGGATCCCCGTCGAGGTCGAAAAGGGCACCCTCCTGATCCGCGCCGCCGAGCAGGCTGGCGTGCGTATCCCCCGCTTCTGCGACCACCCGCTGCTGGCCCCCTCCGCCAACTGCCGCCAGTGCCTGGTGGAGGTGGCCATGCCGGACCGCGAAGGCAATGTCCGGCCCATGCCCAAGCCCCAGCCCTCCTGCGCCATGACCGCCATGGAAGGGATGGAGATCTCCACCCAGGCCACCAGCCCCGTCGCCGCCAAGGCGCAGGCCGGCACCATGGAGTTCCTCCTCATCAACCACCCCCTGGACTGCCCCGTCTGCGACAAGGGCGGTGAGTGCCCCCTGCAGAACACCGCCATGGAACTCATGGCCTCCGGTGCTCAGTCCGCCACGCGCTTCACCGACGTCAAGCGCGTCTTCCCGAAGCCGCTGCGCCTGACCAGCAACGTCCTGCTGGACCGCGACCGCTGCATCCTGTGCCAGCGCTGCGTGCGCTTCGCTGACCAGATCCCCGGCGACCGCTTCATCACCCTGCAGGGGCGCGGTGCCGGGCACCCCGGCGGGCACCTCACTGGTGGCCTTTACTCCGAACAGATCGGCCGCTTCGACGCCGCCGTCCTGGACTACACCACCCAGGCCACCGCCGACTCCATCACCTCACGTGGCCAGGAGGGCCTAGAGCCCGTCGCGGACCTCTCCGGCCCCAGCGGTGAGGCCGGTGTGGTGGCAGGCACCAACTACGGCCCGGCAGGGGAGGAGCTGGACGTCTCCGGACGCCCCTTCGCCTCCTACTTCTCCGGCAACATCATCCAGATCTGCCCCGTGGGGGCGCTGACCAGCGCCCGCTACCGCTTCCGCTCCCGCCCCATGGACCTGGTCTCCACCAACTCGGTAACCGAGCACGACGCCTCCGGCTCCGCCATCCGCGTAGACATGCGCCACGGCACCGTCCTGCGGCGCCTGGCTGGCAACGACCCGGAGGTTAACGAGGAGTGGATCACTGACAAGGACCGCTTCGCCTTCACCTGGGCCACTGCCGCGGACCGCCTGACCACCCCGCTGGTGCGTGACGAGCAGGGCCAGCTGGTCCCCACCTCCTGGTCCGATGCCCTCGACGTCGCCGCCCAGGGCCTAGCTAAAGCCAAGGTGGACAGCGGCGTCGGCCTGCTGCCCGGCGCCCGCCTCACCCTGGAGGACGGCTGGGCCTGGTCCCGCTTCGCACGCACCGTGCTGGCCACCAACGACATCGACCAGCGCGTGCGCGACCACTCCGCTGAGGAAGACTCCTTCCTGGCGGCCCGCGTGGCCGGCACCGGCATAGGCACTGTCACCTACGCCTCCCTGGAGAAGGCCGGACAGGTCCTGCTGGTCTGCCTGGAACCAGAAGACGAGTGTGGCTCGCTGTTCCTACGCCTACGCAAGGGCGTGCGTGCCGGGGGAGTGAAGGTCGCAACCATCGCCCCCACCGCCACCCGCGGCACCATCAAGCTAGATGCCCAGCTGGTTTTGTCCGCCCCCGGCCAGGAGGCCCGCACCATCGCCACCTTGCGCCAGACCCACCCCGAGTTGGTGGAGGAACTGCGCAAGGAGGGCGCCACCATCCTGGTGGGGGAGCGCGCCGCCGCCGTCCCCGGCCTGTTGAAGGTCGTGGACTCTCTGGTCACCGTCACCGGTGCCCGGCTGGCCTGGGTGCCTCGCCGTGCCGGTGAGCGTGGCGGTATCGAGGCTGGCCTACTGCCCCACCTGCTGCCCGGCGGACGCCCGGTCTCCGCGGCCCGCGCCCGCGCCGAGGTCGAGCAGGCCTGGGGCCTGTTCACGGACGGCAAGGCGGACGGCTCCCGCCTGCCTGCCTCCACCGGCCGTGACACCACTGGCATCCTGAACGCCCTGGTAGACGGTGAACTCGGTGGCGCCATCGTGGGTGGTATCGACCTGCGTGACTTCCCCGACCCGGGCCTGGCCCGCGCCGCCATGTCCGCCGCCAGCTTCCTGGTGCAGCTGGAGGTCCGCCGGAGCGAGGTCAGTGAGCATGCCGACGTCATCCTGCCGGTGGCCCCGCCCGTGGAGAAGAACGGCACATTCGTGAACTGGGAAGGCCGCGTGCGTCCCTTCGGTCAGGCCTACGTCTCCCGCAGCCGCACCGACCGTCAGGTCCTGGGCATGCTGGCCGCAGAAATGGGCACCGACCTGGGCGTCGACTCCCTGGAAACCCTCCACTCCGAGTTCGCCAACCTGGGCCTGTGGGACGGTGAGCGCCCCGAGGTGGTCTTCGTCAAGCCCGCCGCTACGGACGCCGGGCAGCTGCCGACCGGACGCCCCGCATTCCTGGCCATGCACAAGCCGCAGCTGGATGCCGGGCGCCTGCAAGATGGTGAGCCCTTCCTGGCCGCCACCGCCTTAGCCCCCAGCGTCCGCCTGGGCGTTGAGCTGGCCGCCAAGCTCGGGGTGCGTGACGGCGACGGCGTCGCCGTGTCTACCGCCACCGGCACCATCACCCTCCCCGCCCGGGTGGGGACCGTGGCTGAAGGCACCGTATGGCTGCCCGAGTGCTCCGCCGGATCCACCGTGCGCCAGACCCTTGGTGCCCGCTACGGCGACACAGTGTCGATCTCGACCCCCCAGGAGGTGGTCCGGTGA
- the nuoK gene encoding NADH-quinone oxidoreductase subunit NuoK produces MSVPVTAYIILAGVLFALGALTVLLRRNAVIELMGVEMMLNAVNLVLVTFSRIHGNLTGQVFAFFVMVVAAAEVVIGLAIIVSIFRTRRSTSVDDENLLKN; encoded by the coding sequence GTGAGCGTCCCCGTAACCGCCTACATCATCCTCGCCGGGGTCCTGTTCGCCCTGGGCGCCCTGACCGTGCTCCTACGCCGCAACGCGGTCATCGAGCTGATGGGCGTGGAGATGATGCTCAACGCCGTCAACCTGGTCCTGGTGACCTTCTCCCGCATCCACGGCAACCTGACCGGCCAGGTCTTCGCCTTCTTCGTGATGGTGGTGGCTGCTGCGGAGGTTGTCATTGGCCTGGCGATCATCGTGTCCATCTTCCGTACCCGCAGGTCGACGTCGGTTGACGACGAGAACCTGCTCAAGAACTGA